From Brassica rapa cultivar Chiifu-401-42 chromosome A06, CAAS_Brap_v3.01, whole genome shotgun sequence:
gcaaaatgTGACAATGTTTTgttgaaaaagaaaatcaaaaaggTAATtacttatttaaatatttgtataaaatcCTTCCTTTTAATTCAAGTTTTGTGTTCTATATTgactttctttttaaaaatgtttttaatattgGTTAATTGTGCTAgtaaaaattatgataaaacaTTGGTACTGTCCTATAAGATCAACATCTAACTGTACAACTTGGATCATATAAACATTTTTCTTCATTAATATGTTACAAGATCACATGTAATCATTTTCTATCCAAATTCTTAGTATAGAAACATTAATGAATCATTAGTCAAACCATAAGACTAAGCAATTTCCACTGTTATAAATTGATTGTACACCTTATTTGATTTTCCAAATGGCTATTTAGTAGTTTACTCATAATGCTCAAAATAGTAAGTGTATCAATTATCATGGTAAAGTTATCTCATTTCATGTGAGCTAAAGTCTAGCACTATGAATTTGTGAGTCGGCAGAGGGGTACAAGTGTCAAAGAACAACGCTTTAGTGGCTATTTAACAGACAACAAGACGGGCGCGAAAAAGACATCAGTCACACTTCCACTTGCGTGGGTGTGTGTGTGGCTTTAACGGTCAACGATAAACATCATGAGCTCACAGACTCTAACACTTCTCTCTCACCCGTGaccaaagaaaattaaaagCACGCTTTAAAGATCACTGTCCTGGAAAAATCATCCCTTTTTCACGTGTCGTCTTCATCAAATCCTCACCGTCCCAACCAAACACGAGATCATCTGTTTTGACGACAACCCAGAGAAACACTAAATACGGATCCAAAGAGTTTTAGTTCAATGGATCTGTACAAACCTAGCTTCTCACCACCACGTGACTTGAACCCACTTTCCGCTGAAAATCATGGTAAACCAAACCGGAAGGTGTCGTCGACAAAGAAGTTGACTTTGTACAGACAGAAACAAAGACATTTTACAAGATtgtcttttcttgatcaatCAAGATcagtccttttttttttttttaatttccccCATTCCATAAATTTCCAAACTTTATGTTTCTTcattctttttgtttcttcaagATTTATCCAGATGCGAAGAAGCTAAGGCACACATCAAACTCTGTTTTCTCCTCACAAAACCTTAAAAAAATGAGTGGTACTACTACTATTATATGTTTCTtgattctctcttctttctccttcATCTCAGTGACATCACTAAACGAAGAAGGACATGCTCTTCTTGAGTTTAAATCATCTCTCAACGACTCCAATAGCTATCTTATCAACTGGAACCGTTCAGATTCAAACCCTTGCAACTGGACCGGAGTCGAATGTAACCGTCTCGGAACCGTAACTTCCGTTGATCTCAGTGGGATGAATCTATCAGGTACACTGTCTCCTCTCATTTGCAACCTTCACGGTTTAAGTTACTTGAACGTCTCCACCAACTTCATCTCTGGTCCAATCCCTAGAGACTTCTCTCTCTGTAGAACCCTAGAGATTCTCGATCTCTGCACTAACAGGTTCCATGGAGTGATTCCGATCCAGCTCACCATGATCACCACTCTTCAGAAGCTGTCTCTATGCGAGAACTATCTCTTCGGTTCGATCCCTAGGTTTATCGGGAACATGAGTTCGCTACAAGAGCTTGAGATCTACAGCAACAACCTCACGGGCGTTATCCCTTCTTCCATAGGGAAGTTAAGACAGCTCAGAGTCATCAGAGCAGGAAGGAACATGTTGTCCGGTGTGATCCCGTTTGAAATTAGCGGTTGCGTGAGCCTAAAGGTACTTGGCTTAGCGGAGAATCTCCTCGAGGGTTCTCTTCCTAAGCAGCTTGAAAAGCTTCTCAATCTCACTGACTTGATACTCTGGCAAAACCGTTTGTCCGGAGAGATACCTTCTTCGGTAGGAAACATCACTAGCCTCGAGGTGCTTGCGCTGCACGAAAACTACTTCACTGGAACAATCCCTAGAGAGATTGGGAAGCTAGTAAATATAAAAAGGCTGTATCTGTACACTAACCAGTTAACAGGAGAGATACCTTGCGAGATAGGCAACTTGACAGATGCTGTTGAGATAGATTTTTCAGAGAATCAGTTAACAGGTTACATCCCAAGAGAGTTAGGTCAGATTTTGAACCTCAAGCTGCTTCATCTCTTTGAGAATAATCTCCAAGGTTCAATCCCTAGGGAGCTTGGAGAGTTATCACTCTTGCAGAAGCTAGACTTGTCTATCAATAGACTAACCGGTACTATCCCAGAAGAGCTTCAGCTTTTAACTTCTCTTGTGGATTTGCAACTCTTTGACAACAACCTTGAAGGAACCATTCCTCCTCTCATTGGTTACTACAGCAACTTTACTGTTCTTGACATGTCTGCTAATAACCTCTCTGGTTCAATCCCTGCTCACTTCTGCAGATTCCAGAAGCTGATACTTCTCAGTCTTGGTTCAAACAAGTTATCAGGAAACATCCCTCGCGATCTCACAACCTGCAAGTCGCTGACAAAGCTAATGCTAGGAGACAACATGCTAACAGGAACCCTTCCTGTTGAGTTGTTTAATCTTAATAACCTTTCAGCATTAGAGCTACACCAAAACATGTTATCAGGGAACATATCTGCAGACTTGGGGAAGCTGAAGAGCTTAGAAAGGCTGCGTCTAGCTAACAACAACTTCACCGGTGAGATCCCTCCTGAGATCAAGAACCTCACAAAGATTGTTGGCTTGAACATCTCATCAAATCACCTCACAGGTCACATCCCTAGAGAGCTG
This genomic window contains:
- the LOC103872512 gene encoding leucine-rich repeat receptor-like serine/threonine-protein kinase At1g17230 isoform X1; the protein is MFLHSFCFFKIYPDAKKLRHTSNSVFSSQNLKKMSGTTTIICFLILSSFSFISVTSLNEEGHALLEFKSSLNDSNSYLINWNRSDSNPCNWTGVECNRLGTVTSVDLSGMNLSGTLSPLICNLHGLSYLNVSTNFISGPIPRDFSLCRTLEILDLCTNRFHGVIPIQLTMITTLQKLSLCENYLFGSIPRFIGNMSSLQELEIYSNNLTGVIPSSIGKLRQLRVIRAGRNMLSGVIPFEISGCVSLKVLGLAENLLEGSLPKQLEKLLNLTDLILWQNRLSGEIPSSVGNITSLEVLALHENYFTGTIPREIGKLVNIKRLYLYTNQLTGEIPCEIGNLTDAVEIDFSENQLTGYIPRELGQILNLKLLHLFENNLQGSIPRELGELSLLQKLDLSINRLTGTIPEELQLLTSLVDLQLFDNNLEGTIPPLIGYYSNFTVLDMSANNLSGSIPAHFCRFQKLILLSLGSNKLSGNIPRDLTTCKSLTKLMLGDNMLTGTLPVELFNLNNLSALELHQNMLSGNISADLGKLKSLERLRLANNNFTGEIPPEIKNLTKIVGLNISSNHLTGHIPRELGSCVTIQRLDLSGNKFSGEIAEELGQLVNLEILKLSDNRLTGEIPHSFGDLTRLMELQLGGNLLSGSIPLELGKLTSLQISLNMSHNNLSGAIPDSLGNLQMLEILYLNDNKLSGVIPASIGNLMSLLICNISNNNLAGTVPDTAVFQRMDSSNFAGNNRLCNAQRSHCEGESLVTHSDSKLSWLMRGSQGKKILTITCVVIGSVSFLAFISICLVIKRRKPEFVALEDETKPDVMDSYYFPKEGFTYQGLVDATRNFSEDVVLGRGACGTVYKAEMSDGEMIAVKKLNSRGEGASSDNSFRAEISTLGKIRHRNIVKLYGFCYHQNSNLLLYEYMSKGSLGEQLQRGGKACLLDWNARYRIALGAAEGLCYLHHDCRPQIVHRDIKSNNILLDERLQAHVGDFGLAKLIDLSYSKSMSAVAGSYGYIAPEYAYTMKVTEKCDIYSFGVVLLELITGKPPVQPLEQGGDLVNWVRRSIRNMVPTVEMFDERLDMTDKCTVHEMSLVLKIALFCTSNSPASRPTMREVVAMIFEARASSTSLSSSSITSETPLEEENSSKENNFVASP
- the LOC103872512 gene encoding leucine-rich repeat receptor-like serine/threonine-protein kinase At1g17230 isoform X2; this encodes MFLHSFCFFKIYPDAKKLRHTSNSVFSSQNLKKMSGTTTIICFLILSSFSFISVTSLNEEGHALLEFKSSLNDSNSYLINWNRSDSNPCNWTGVECNRLGTVTSVDLSGMNLSGTLSPLICNLHGLSYLNVSTNFISGPIPRDFSLCRTLEILDLCTNRFHGVIPIQLTMITTLQKLSLCENYLFGSIPRFIGNMSSLQELEIYSNNLTGVIPSSIGKLRQLRVIRAGRNMLSGVIPFEISGCVSLKVLGLAENLLEGSLPKQLEKLLNLTDLILWQNRLSGEIPSSVGNITSLEVLALHENYFTGTIPREIGKLVNIKRLYLYTNQLTGEIPCEIGNLTDAVEIDFSENQLTGYIPRELGQILNLKLLHLFENNLQGSIPRELGELSLLQKLDLSINRLTGTIPEELQLLTSLVDLQLFDNNLEGTIPPLIGYYSNFTVLDMSANNLSGSIPAHFCRFQKLILLSLGSNKLSGNIPRDLTTCKSLTKLMLGDNMLTGTLPVELFNLNNLSALELHQNMLSGNISADLGKLKSLERLRLANNNFTGEIPPEIKNLTKIVGLNISSNHLTGHIPRELGSCVTIQRLDLSGNKFSGEIAEELGQLVNLEILKLSDNRLTGEIPHSFGDLTRLMELQLGGNLLSGSIPLELGKLTSLQISLNMSHNNLSGAIPDSLGNLQMLEILYLNDNKLSGVIPASIGNLMSLLICNISNNNLAGTVPDTAVFQRMDSSNFAGNNRLCNAQRSHCEGESLVTHSDSKLSWLMRGSQGKKILTITCVVIGSVSFLAFISICLVIKRRKPEFVALEDETKPDVMDSYYFPKEGFTYQGLVDATRNFSEDVVLGRGACGTVYKAEMSDGEMIAVKKLNSRGEGASSDNSFRAEISTLGKIRHRNIVKLYGFCYHQNSNLLLYEYMSKGSLGEQLQRGGKACLLDWNARYRIALGAAEGLCYLHHDCRPQIVHRDIKSNNILLDERLQAHVGDFGLAKLIDLSYSKSMSAVAGSYGYIAPEYAYTMKVTEKCDIYSFGVVLLELITGKPPVQPLEQGGDLVNWVRRSIRNMVPTVEMFDERLDMTDKCTVHEMSLVLKIALFCTSNSPASRPTMREVVAMIFEARASSTSLSSSSITSETPLEEENSSKGRK